From the Salmo trutta chromosome 30, fSalTru1.1, whole genome shotgun sequence genome, one window contains:
- the LOC115168957 gene encoding choline/ethanolaminephosphotransferase 1 isoform X2 produces MSNNTGQRAPRTRAVKEAQGAGGTTTWIPQDQRMDPSYRPTTTAGPTTTCSGGGSSCVLSKLIQLPAPPLSRHQLKKLEEHRYSSAGHSLLEPFMQHYWEWLVARVPAWIAPNLITIVGLATNILTTLVLVYYCPTATEQAPLWAYLSCAVGLFIYQSLDAIDGKQARRTNNSTPLGELFDHGCDSLSTVFVVLGTCIAVQLGTNPDWMFFCCFAGMFMFYCAHWQTYVSGTLRFGIIDVTEVQFFIIIMYLLAAIGGSAFWQFLIPGVNIQIKIIPAILTVAGAIFSCTNYFRVIFTGGVGKNGSTIAVAHMTKSEMSLHDLAYLGPGLLFLDQYFNSIIDEYLVLWVALFLSIFDLVRYCVSVCNQIASHLHIFVFKIKPPNLRPVAASQSGKDVW; encoded by the exons ATGAGTAACAACACTGGTCAAAGAGCTCCACGGACCCGGGCGGTGAAGGAAGCCCAGGGGGCAGGGGGGACAACGACATGGATCCCTCAGGACCAGAGAATGGACCCATCCTACAGGCCAACCACCACTGCAGGCCCAACCACAACATGCAGTGGTGGAGGGAGCTCCTGTGTCCTGAGTAAGCTGATCCAGCTGCCGGCTCCGCCGCTGTCGCGCCACCAGCTGAAGAAGTTGGAGGAGCACAGGTATAGCAGTGCAGGCCACTCCCTTCTGGAGCCCTTCATGCAGCACTACTGGGAGTGGCTAGTGGCGCGTGTGCCGGCATGGATAGCCCCCAACCTCATCACTATCGTGGGCTTGGCCACAAACATCCTCACCACATTGGTGTTGGTGTACTACTGCCCCACTGCCACTGAACAG GCACCTCTGTGGGCATACCTGTCTTGTGCAGTGGGCCTCTTCATCTACCAATCACTGGACGCCATTGATGGGAAGCAAGCACGGCGCACCAATAACAGCACCCCACTGGGAGAGCTCTTTGACCATGGTTGTGACTCCCTCTCgacag TGTTTGTGGTCCTGGGTACCTGTATCGCCGTCCAGCTTGGCACTAACCCCGACTGGATGTTCTTCTGCTGCTTTGCCGGCATGTTCATGTTCTACTGTGCCCACTGGCAGACCTACGTATCTGGCACCCTGCGCTTTGGCAT CATTGATGTGACTGAAGTGCAGTTCTTCATTATAATCATGTATTTGCTGGCTGCCATCGGAGGATCAGCTTTTTGGCAGTTCTTG ATCCCTGGGGTGAACATCCAGATTAAGATCATTCCAGCCATCCTCACTGTGGCAGGAGCCATCTTTTCCTGCACCAACTACTTCCGGGTCATATTCACGGGAGGTGTAGGAAAGAACGGATCCACCATAGCG gtGGCTCATATGACCAAAAGTGAGATGTCTCTCCATGACTTGGCTTACCTGGGTCCAGGGCTTCTCTTCTTGGACCAGTATTTTAACAGCATCATAGACGAGTACTTGGTCCTCTGGGTGGCACTA TTCCTGTCCATCTTTGACCTGGTGCGCTACTGCGTCAGCGTCTGCAACCAGATCGCCTCTCACCTGCACATCTTTGTGTTCAAGATCAAACCCCCCAACCTGCGGCCCGTTGCTGCCTCCCAGTCAGGCAAAGATGTCTGGTGA
- the LOC115168957 gene encoding choline/ethanolaminephosphotransferase 1 isoform X1, with protein MSNNTGQRAPRTRAVKEAQGAGGTTTWIPQDQRMDPSYRPTTTAGPTTTCSGGGSSCVLSKLIQLPAPPLSRHQLKKLEEHRYSSAGHSLLEPFMQHYWEWLVARVPAWIAPNLITIVGLATNILTTLVLVYYCPTATEQAPLWAYLSCAVGLFIYQSLDAIDGKQARRTNNSTPLGELFDHGCDSLSTVFVVLGTCIAVQLGTNPDWMFFCCFAGMFMFYCAHWQTYVSGTLRFGIIDVTEVQFFIIIMYLLAAIGGSAFWQFLIPGVNIQIKIIPAILTVAGAIFSCTNYFRVIFTGGVGKNGSTIAGTSVLSPFFHIGSVITLAIMIYKKSASQLFEKHPCLYVLAFGFVSAKITNKLVVAHMTKSEMSLHDLAYLGPGLLFLDQYFNSIIDEYLVLWVALFLSIFDLVRYCVSVCNQIASHLHIFVFKIKPPNLRPVAASQSGKDVW; from the exons ATGAGTAACAACACTGGTCAAAGAGCTCCACGGACCCGGGCGGTGAAGGAAGCCCAGGGGGCAGGGGGGACAACGACATGGATCCCTCAGGACCAGAGAATGGACCCATCCTACAGGCCAACCACCACTGCAGGCCCAACCACAACATGCAGTGGTGGAGGGAGCTCCTGTGTCCTGAGTAAGCTGATCCAGCTGCCGGCTCCGCCGCTGTCGCGCCACCAGCTGAAGAAGTTGGAGGAGCACAGGTATAGCAGTGCAGGCCACTCCCTTCTGGAGCCCTTCATGCAGCACTACTGGGAGTGGCTAGTGGCGCGTGTGCCGGCATGGATAGCCCCCAACCTCATCACTATCGTGGGCTTGGCCACAAACATCCTCACCACATTGGTGTTGGTGTACTACTGCCCCACTGCCACTGAACAG GCACCTCTGTGGGCATACCTGTCTTGTGCAGTGGGCCTCTTCATCTACCAATCACTGGACGCCATTGATGGGAAGCAAGCACGGCGCACCAATAACAGCACCCCACTGGGAGAGCTCTTTGACCATGGTTGTGACTCCCTCTCgacag TGTTTGTGGTCCTGGGTACCTGTATCGCCGTCCAGCTTGGCACTAACCCCGACTGGATGTTCTTCTGCTGCTTTGCCGGCATGTTCATGTTCTACTGTGCCCACTGGCAGACCTACGTATCTGGCACCCTGCGCTTTGGCAT CATTGATGTGACTGAAGTGCAGTTCTTCATTATAATCATGTATTTGCTGGCTGCCATCGGAGGATCAGCTTTTTGGCAGTTCTTG ATCCCTGGGGTGAACATCCAGATTAAGATCATTCCAGCCATCCTCACTGTGGCAGGAGCCATCTTTTCCTGCACCAACTACTTCCGGGTCATATTCACGGGAGGTGTAGGAAAGAACGGATCCACCATAGCG GGAACGAGTGTCCTGTCGCCGTTCTTCCACATAGGGTCAGTTATCACTCTGGCTATTATGATCTACAAGAAGTCTGCGTCCCAGCTGTTTGAGAAGCACCCCTGTCTCTACGTCCTGGCCTTTGGGTTTGTGTCGGCCAAGATCACCAACAAGCTAGTG gtGGCTCATATGACCAAAAGTGAGATGTCTCTCCATGACTTGGCTTACCTGGGTCCAGGGCTTCTCTTCTTGGACCAGTATTTTAACAGCATCATAGACGAGTACTTGGTCCTCTGGGTGGCACTA TTCCTGTCCATCTTTGACCTGGTGCGCTACTGCGTCAGCGTCTGCAACCAGATCGCCTCTCACCTGCACATCTTTGTGTTCAAGATCAAACCCCCCAACCTGCGGCCCGTTGCTGCCTCCCAGTCAGGCAAAGATGTCTGGTGA